In one Candidatus Hepatincola sp. Av genomic region, the following are encoded:
- the rpsD gene encoding 30S ribosomal protein S4, with product MTKRHNAKYKIDRRLGVNLWGRAKSPFNKRTSRPGQHGANPKKNSDYGIQLLAKQKLKGYYANIGERKFRRYFDEAARRTGDTSQNLISILESRLDTVIYRMKFAQTMFASRQFVNHGHILVNGKKVNIPSYLVKAGDEIEVKSSSKKLAIVLEAAASVERDVPSYMEADLSNFKGKFISHPTLEEVPYPVKMEPNIVVEFYSR from the coding sequence ATGACAAAAAGACATAATGCAAAATATAAGATTGATCGTCGTTTAGGTGTAAATTTATGGGGTAGAGCTAAGTCTCCCTTTAATAAAAGAACCTCTCGTCCAGGGCAACATGGGGCTAATCCTAAAAAAAATAGCGACTATGGTATTCAATTACTAGCAAAACAAAAATTAAAAGGCTACTATGCTAATATTGGGGAAAGAAAATTCCGCAGATACTTTGATGAAGCAGCTAGACGCACAGGTGATACTTCACAAAATTTAATATCTATTTTAGAATCCCGCCTAGATACTGTTATTTACCGTATGAAATTTGCCCAAACTATGTTTGCATCTAGGCAGTTTGTAAATCATGGTCATATTCTTGTCAATGGTAAAAAAGTAAATATTCCTTCTTACTTAGTAAAAGCAGGTGATGAAATTGAAGTTAAGTCTTCATCTAAAAAATTAGCCATTGTTTTAGAAGCCGCTGCCTCAGTAGAAAGAGATGTTCCTAGTTACATGGAAGCAGATTTATCTAACTTTAAAGGTAAGTTTATCTCCCACCCAACTTTAGAAGAAGTTCCGTATCCTGTAAAAATGGAACCAAACATCGTGGTAGAATTTTATTCTAGGTAG